The Candidatus Baltobacteraceae bacterium region AGTCGTGGGATGCTGCCAACGGCGCCGTCTTCAACCTCGGATCCAATAAGCTATGGCCAAAAAACTGGACGTCGGCAGACGCCGCCGGCCTACCGATCCTTCCGGCGCTCATCAAGTGCCAAGAAGTCGCGGCCGGGTCGATCGATCATCCTCTCCGCGTTACGTTCGAACGGACGTACCCTGGATTTATCACGCCGGCAAGGCATCACACGGGCGCATTCAGCGGAGATTCGAACTATCCGCCGATGGGAGCCCGCTTGCGCCTGAAAGCGTCGTTTAACATCTCACACTTCAATCGCGTCTCGAAAATTATCCTTACGGCGATGCAGAAATATGGGATGCTGGTTGCGGATAACGGATCGAACTGGTACTTCCAAGGCCAGGGCGGCAAAGAGGCCTCGTGCTGGAACGACAACGACCTCGATCAGCTAAAAGCGATCGCCGGAAAGAACTTCGAAGTCGTCGACACGGGAAAGGTTCAGCGCTAACTGGCCTGCGCTTCGTCTAACTTGATGCGCAGGACGATCGTCGTGGACTCGCGGCTCGAGCGAATCTGCACGCCGTCGGTAAAGGCGTGCATCAGCTCGATGCCGCGGCCCCGCTCTTCGCGCGGAACGTAAGGACGCCAGCGGCCAAAGTCTTCTACGGTCAGCACGAGGTGATCGTGCTGCATATCGATTCGTAAGAAAATCAATCCGCCGGGTTCGCCTCGGTAGCCGTGCTCGATCGCATTGGCGATCGCCTCGCCGAGCGCGACGAGCACGCCGAAACGCCGCTCCGCGGACATCTGCAGCGGTTCGAGCTCTCGCGTGACGATCGCGCGCGCCAGCGGCGAGACCATCGGCAGTGCCGAAAAAACGTACTCGCGGACCGGCGCGGTGCGCTCGAGTACCAGCACGGCGGCGTCGTCGCGGTTCGATTTCCCGCCGAAGACGCGCTCTTGAACGGCCTCGGCCGTCTTCTCGCGGTCCGTGCCGCTAAGCTCGGCAATCGCCGAGAGCAATAGCTCTTCGCCGGCGATGAGATCGCGCTCGTTCTCGATCAGACCGTCGGTATAAAACACGACCCGCGCGTCTTGCGGAACCGTGAACTGCCAGGTAATCGCCTCGACCCGCGGAGCGCATCCCAATGGCAGACCTCCGGTCGGCAATCGTCGCGGTATCGAGTTCGGCAGCGCGAGGATCGGCGGAGGATGACCGGATGCAGCATACGTGAGCAGGCTGGTGACCGGATCGTACGTTCCAAAGATCGCCGTGACCATGCCGATCGATTCGCGCAACCGAATGGCGCTGTTGACGTAGTCGAGGACGGCCGAAGGAGATTCGCTGCCGATCGCCGCCATTCGCATCGCCTGCCGCACCTCACCCATGATGACGGCCGCGTCGATTCCGTGGCCGGCAACGTCGCCGACCGAAATAGCCGTGCGGCCGTCGGGAAGCGGGAACGCGTCATACCAGTCCCCGCCCACGTCGGCTTCTTCGCTTGCCGGCCGGTACGCGGCCGAAAAATGAAACTCAGGTTGCTTCGGCAAGACTTCGGGCAACAGCGCGCGCTGGAACCGGTCGGCCACGCGGTGTTCGCGCAGCATCGCTGCGTGCCCGGCGACGACGGCCGCGAGCTGCAGCGCGAGCAGCCGGACCCCTTGATGGATCGCCTCGTCGAACCCCTGATCCGAATCGGTCTCACACGAGATTTCGCCCAGATGATGCCGCCCGGCGGTAAGCCGCTCGCTGACTCGACCCTTGTCACCGATTGGTTGACTGGCCTGATTTCCCGCAACTACCACGAATTCGTCCAGCTCCAGTGCCTCGATGACCACGCGTATCGAGCACCGGTCTGCAAACGCTCGTACGCACAGTTCGGCGATGGTGGTGAGTTTTTCTACGATATCCGTGGAAGCGGTTAAAGCCTGCCCGGCCGCAGCCAGCAGGTCGAGAACGACGTTAAGCCGCTCGGCCGAAATGTCAAGCGAGCGCACAGCTAGTTTTTATCCCAGTATGGCGGTGATTAAACCGGCCCGCTTGGTGGGAATAAGCAAGGGCTACCCTGTGGAGGTCGGAGATGGCTATAGCTCCTCCTAAGAGAGAGTTTAAGGCGTTGGACCAACGCCAATTACTCACTGCGCTGCGCGCGTTTCGCCGCGGCGATTTTACGGCTCGGCTTCCGTTGAACCTTTCTGGTGTCGACGGAGAGATCGCCGAAGCATTCAACGATTGCATCGAGCAGAACGCTCGCCTAGCGGCCGAGCTGCAGCGCGTGAGCACGGTCGTCGGGCGCGAGGGGCGGATCACGCAGCGCGCGTCGCTGGGCTCGGTCGCCGGAGCGTGGCACGGCTACGTCGACTCGGTGAACACGCTCATCGCCGACCTTACGCAACCGATGGCGGAAGCGGGTCGCGTGCTCGGTGCCGTTGCCAACGGCGACTTGACCAAACGGATGGCGCTCGAGATCGAAGGGCGACCGCTCAAAGGCGAGTTCCTGCGCTCCAGCAAGCTGATCAACACGATGGTCGACCAGCTCAACGCCTTCGCATCGGAAGTCACGCGCGTCGCGCGCGAAGTCGGTTCCGAAGGCAAGCTCGGCGGACAAGCCCTCGTCAAGGGCGTCGCCGGAACGTGGAAAGACTTGACCGATTCGGTCAACACGATGGCCGGCAATCTCACCAATCAAGTCCGTAACATCGCGGAAGTCTCCACCGCGATCGCTAACGGCGACCTCTCCAAGAAGATCACCGTCGAAGCGCGCGGCGAGATCCTCGAGCTCAAAGGCACCATCAATACGATGGTCGACCAACTCAACGGGTTCGCGTCGGAAGTGACGCGCGTCGCGCGCGAAGTCGGTTCCGAAGG contains the following coding sequences:
- a CDS encoding SpoIIE family protein phosphatase — its product is MRSLDISAERLNVVLDLLAAAGQALTASTDIVEKLTTIAELCVRAFADRCSIRVVIEALELDEFVVVAGNQASQPIGDKGRVSERLTAGRHHLGEISCETDSDQGFDEAIHQGVRLLALQLAAVVAGHAAMLREHRVADRFQRALLPEVLPKQPEFHFSAAYRPASEEADVGGDWYDAFPLPDGRTAISVGDVAGHGIDAAVIMGEVRQAMRMAAIGSESPSAVLDYVNSAIRLRESIGMVTAIFGTYDPVTSLLTYAASGHPPPILALPNSIPRRLPTGGLPLGCAPRVEAITWQFTVPQDARVVFYTDGLIENERDLIAGEELLLSAIAELSGTDREKTAEAVQERVFGGKSNRDDAAVLVLERTAPVREYVFSALPMVSPLARAIVTRELEPLQMSAERRFGVLVALGEAIANAIEHGYRGEPGGLIFLRIDMQHDHLVLTVEDFGRWRPYVPREERGRGIELMHAFTDGVQIRSSRESTTIVLRIKLDEAQAS
- a CDS encoding HAMP domain-containing protein, giving the protein MDQRQLLTALRAFRRGDFTARLPLNLSGVDGEIAEAFNDCIEQNARLAAELQRVSTVVGREGRITQRASLGSVAGAWHGYVDSVNTLIADLTQPMAEAGRVLGAVANGDLTKRMALEIEGRPLKGEFLRSSKLINTMVDQLNAFASEVTRVAREVGSEGKLGGQALVKGVAGTWKDLTDSVNTMAGNLTNQVRNIAEVSTAIANGDLSKKITVEARGEILELKGTINTMVDQLNGFASEVTRVAREVGSEGKLGGQAVVKGVGGTWKDLTDSVNTMAGNLTNQVRNIAEVTTAVAKGDLSKKITVDVKGEILELKGTINTMVDQLNAFASEVTRVAREVGSEGKLGGQAQVQGVSGTWKDLTDSVNFMASNLTNQVRNIAEVTTAVARGDLSRKITVEVRGEILELKNTINTMVDQLSSFASEVTRVAREVGSEGKLGGQAVVNGVGGTWKDLTDSV